TCATAGGTTTCCTTATGAAAGATGCAAGCATTCTTAATTaagcatgaaaaatgtgtataCCAGTACACCTTTACCTCATACTGACAAGGTTTAAGTTTAACATGGACAGCTAGCTTTGGTGTACACTGGAAATGCACTTAGTGGAAATTTATTGTCACATAATAGAGTGTGTGTCAGATTTAGTGGACAGCTTGTCTGTTAAGTGGTAGCAAGAAACAGGAATGAATACACACAATGGGGCAGTGGGTAGTATAGTACTTAGAATGTTTACTTTAAAATCGAAATCTCCGGTAAGAATTCCCTGCTTCATAAGTGGGTAAGTGATTGTTTCTTTGACATTTTctattgctttggtgaaaagcaggCGGATAACAGTTAAAGGGCGTAAAAAATCATTCAGATCAccatttgtttggttttctttgtttaataGTGTGCCACATGCATCTTTTCCATGCTCACTGAGTGAACattattgtttcattgttttctttgtcattaaacacatttgttgttgtttttttatatttgattATATAAGTCTTAAGTGTCGAGTCCAGCTcaggtgtgtggagtttgcatgtttcttccaTGTTTGCACCTCCAGACAtgcattattaatttctttagcTGAAAACTGTGTCCAAGAAAAGTTAGAATGCCAGATACAGTATACTAAATTACCTACAATCCTTCGTCCATTTATTCAGGCATATATACAAACTAGGCTCAATTTAGAGTAacaaattaacctgaaacacatttctttggactgtgggtggaaaccagagcatctggaggaattCCACGCAAACgcaggaagaaaatgcaaactccacacgccTGATCAGACAGGTCACATGCTATGAGCCAGAATTTGTCCCCATGAACTTCATTTCATGCCTTATAGCACACAGAACagggtggaaaaaaagacatttgccTCATGATGCACTTAGCAAGTTTTGCAGCAAGTAAAATTTGGTAAAACTAGATGTAAACACAAGATTATTCAAAAAAGTGGAATATGAACAAACAGGTGtacagcaattaaaaatacatccaTGAACACTTGACTTATAGGTATATAGTTGCTGTAGTCAAAAATGACTCTTTTTCCCAGCTTGGAGCACATTGCCAAGATAAAGTCATCAGAGGAAATGAAGCCCAGAGACTTACACAAGCTTGGGGGCGAGTACAACTCCATCTACATTAGCCCTGAGAGCTACAAATGTGCCCTGTTGGCTGCTGGGTCATGCTTTAACTCTGCCCAGGCCATCCTGACTGGACAGGTACGCACATGCGCAAGCTGCTCAGGGCATTGTATGTGACCTACACTGATTATGGTGACCTGTTAGTATGTGTtagaatgtttgtgtgtgtgcgtatgtaaGACTGGAGAGTGAATGTCTCTGTGTCCACGTGTAGTGAAATATGAGCAGACTATATGCGTATTTATGTGTATCTATGAGAGTGACCATGTGTCTTGTGCTCACACTCAGGTGAAGAACGCCGTGGCGATTGTGCGGCCACCAGGCCACCATGCCGAAAGGGACATTGCCTGTGGCTTCTGTTTATTCAACAATGCAGCACTGACTGCTCGCTATGCCCAGAAACTTGCCAAGACACCCCTTAGGGTCCTCATCCTTGACTGGGACGTCCACCACGGCAATGGCATCCAACACGTCTTTGAGGAGGACGATAGGTAGACTCGTGTGCTTCTCTGCGCTCAGCAGCATGACACAGCAGGTTTAGTTGTCAACTCCTGTGGATCTCGTGGTTACTGTGTCCCTGCTGAGACCACCTGTGTTCTGTAGATGTTGTTTGTGTGCAGTAGTGTTGGATTCCAGCTTTACCCACCAGTGCCATCAGCTATAGCATAGTACGGTAAATAATTCAAAGTGAGGTAAAACACCAGAGATCTTAATATAGTAAAAGTACAATTCTTGGGTCATGGTGGcattttttattctgtgcaCCCTTCTATTTAAGGGTGCTTCTTACTGTGACCATTTCATGATTTTAATGTTGCAGtgcattaattttatgttttatatagtCTTACTGTCTTATAATGACCTTGCAATTAGATTTTATTAGGTATTCTAGTGTTTTGTAGTGGACATGTGCAAAGCAATGACAAAAAGTGAATGCAAATATCATGAtgcaaaagaaatgtgaaaaattgcaaaaaactTTTATTCTCATTATGTTCCAAAGACTGTGAAAGTCAGAACTTAGTCTTCAGCTGGGTCATTTGGACGATTTTTGAGATTTTGAGGTTCAAGTAATTTTAGACAATACAATTTCCGTCAttgtgtatataaatgggtttaaatattaaaatgtttgaatagTTTTTAACGGTTGTATTTAATAAGCTGACTTTTCCAAAGTATAAATACGTTGGATTTTTGTCCATTTGGGTTTTGTGAAATCATTGGGTTCAGTCAGGTTTTGTTTCTCCTGATAAAGGTTCTTAGGAGCAGACAGTCAAATATTCAGTCACATACTGATTGGTgccctttctttctctgtgtctgttAGTGTGCTTTATATTTCACTGCACCGCTATGACAATGGCCAGATTTTTCCCTTCTCTGAAGACGCCAACTATGACAGGGTGGGCCGGGGCAAGGGGCTCGGCTTCAACGTCAACATTCCCTGGAGTGGCAGCAAGATGGGTGACTCTGAGTACCTGGCTGCATTCCATATGGTGGTGATGCCCATTGCTAGACAGGTACAGAACGtggcacacacagctgtgctgcaCTTCCTTGTCGTAACTGTTACAGTCATACTACAACTATTAGcgcaaaatgttgtttttatgcaAGTCAGGTATTATGAGTACTGTTTCCCTGTAGTTAACACTTCTGTTCTATCCCTGTACCCCTGCCAGTTTGACCCTGAGCTGGTGCTGGTGTCAGCAGGTTTTGACGCCGCACGGGGTGACCCCCTAGGAGGCTACAAGGTCACTCCAGAAGGCTACGCTCACATGACACGCCTGCTAATGAGTCTGGCCGGTGGGAGAGTTATGCTCATACTGGAGGTGTGTATCTCTACAGCACATTGAATAACAAGTGCACAGCACTGCTCCTAAATACTGTGTACGCATTAAACACTatgcaaaatgtatttctggAGACTTGGGGGGCATCTAACttctttgcttttcttgcaTCTTGACTCTTCCTCTTCCCCAGGGAGGATACAATCTGACTTCCATCTCAGACTCCATGTCAATGTGTACCAGCATGCTCCTAGGTGACACCCCTCCATCGCTGTCTCAGCTGCTTCCCCCGCATCCTGAAGCTGCCCTTATCATCAACCGTGTCTTACATACACATGCCCCCTATTGGAGCGGCCTGAGAATACAAAGTAAGTGCTGCTGCCATTGCGGTATTGGGCCATTTACATTCTGCATTGTGTCCTTGTTTTTGTGCCATGCGCTTACTGGTAGTTTACTGTAAACTGTGGATTATTGATTACAAAGCTGTATGTGAACTGCTTGTTGGAAATAAGCTACACAGGTGTTTGCAATAACAATGTGATGATGTGGACAAGATGCTAAATTAGATGGGTTTCAGACATGGTTTAAAACATAAGAGAATTTTGGCCAAGACAGGATTCGGTTTCTTCCTAATTGTTTTGCCTGTCTTTAGTTCCGGAGTACCTGCCTTCGTCTGTGCCATCCCACAAACAGAAGAATAAACGCCCTTCAGCTGGCAGAGGCAAGAACCCAAAACAGGCGACCCCAGCAGGAAGTCCTGCACAGCGATCCCTGCCTGTGACCCCGGGGCCAGTGGCCGGGGGGAGCCCAGAAAaggatgaggagctggagggcaTTGCACAGGGACTGCGGTCTTTGGACCTTGACACCGTATCCTCCAGCTCCAGTCCAACTTCAGTACCTGTAGGGGGGGGAAGGCGGAAGGTGAAGCCTAAACCACAGGACAGTCCAGCCCCCCAGGTTCACGTGACACCAGAGAAGAAAGAGAATGAAGATAACAGCCTCCAACATGACAAGACAGGTGTAATGGTAGGTCATTGTGAAAGTAGACCTGTTCTATACTGCTGTTTTACTGATTGTGTTCCAGGAGATTCTatatgtcttttatttttatctgtctCCAGCCAGTCAAAGAATCAGCTTTAGATACTGTTGCTACGGGAGACGTTCAGACTGGAGAACTGGGGGAGGCGTCTGGATGGACAAAGTCAGTGGAACATCAGACTGTCTTTGAGCTTTTCAGCAGAGGCCAGGATATAGAAGGGGTGAAGTATTGTCATAAAACCTCcaaaaattacatgtacaaTTACTAATTTTGCTGAcaggtttctccaaagcaacatacaatggtTTCTGTGTAGCATTTTGCTGACATCTTTATTCATGCTTACTTTTATTGGCATATACACTGCAGGTAACCCCTTACAGTTATGCACCCATCCACACACCAGAGCCATGGGACgcagacatacacacagtcacacactttgtgaaatttagaatcaccagttcagctgaaacatgtctttgaaccgTGGATGGAGACCAGAACATTCACAAGAACCCTGCATAAACGTGGGGAAAAAATtctaactccacacagaatgagctgggATCAGGTCTACGTCCAGTCGCACAGACCAGGCGCCGTCAGACACCAGAGCTACTGCCTCCACTGCCGCTCTGCATTACAGAATTCATGCAAACTTCTTATGGACTAATGAAAAAGTCTGTTAACTCTTTTGAGTTTAAATCAGAAGGTGCAAAACTTTTCacataagtttattttttgcagtgtgtttctgtatgttgTAGCTATAAGTCCTAAGAAGCTAATTTTACCAAAAAGGCAGTTAACACAGaaaaccatttttatttatttctctgttcAGTTTATGACACAGTTGTTGGAGCGTATCTTAATAAGCCTGCTGTGATAGTGGGTCCATGTGCCTTTTTGTCAGGGCACGCTGTATGTTGTGGATCCCTTACCCTGGTGCCCACACCTGGAGGTAGTCCGGCCTGTGCCCCCTGGGGGGATAGACGTCTTCCTGCCCTGTGAGGACTGTGGGACAGATACCGAGAACTGGATCTGTCTAGTGTGCTATAAGGTACTCAGTGCATTGGCTACATCTACTGCATCACTTGCGGAAATTCTGGTTCCTTTATGTTCTAATATACGTAATGttttcagcattattttaatAGTATAATAAGTGCCGTAATAAACAGTCGTCTctataatgattaaaaaaactgtgatgaaactgaaaagaaaatgatggtCATATCAAATTCAATCTTCTTTGCTCTCCTACTTGTTTATGCCAGGTGTTCTGTGGCCGCTATGTGAACCAGCACATGGTTTCCCACGGCCAGGTCTTGGAACACCCTTTGGTCCTCAGCTTCTCAGATCTCTCTGTGTGGTGCTACAGATGCGAGTCTTATGTCCACAACAAGGTGAAAGCTCCAGGCTTATTCTTGTCCTCACTCAGGGTCCCTTATTAAATTGTGTAAGATGCTGTGTCATTTTTCTATCTCCCTCCCCTATCGCTTGGTTTgcgattttctttttaatatctgtaAATTTGTTCTCTTCTGTCCTTTCCCTGCCTTCTATGACATTTAGGTGCTACATGAAGCCAAAAATGCAGCCCATCAGATGAAGTTTGGAGAAGATATTCCCTGTGTTCCCTAAGGAGATGTAACAGAGATCTTGGAGAGTTTCTGGAATGTGGAGGATGGATTAACGGCTGAACAGGATGAGGACTGCTGGAAAATTCGAGATGGATTGTGGGAAATTAGAGGGTAATGGGTACTGGGAGAAAATTAGATTTTGCCCTAGTAACAGCCGGTTTGTTCACATGCTTCCTGTCTTCTCTCCATCCTTCCTCTCCAACAGTTTTCCTTACAAAATGTACGCAGATAtgcacataaatacacataagTGCACGCACCAGCACAGAAAGGTCagcacacacaaagacagaatAGTTTAATGGTGAGATTGCAGAATGTGTTCTTGTTATCGTAGTGTCATATACAGTTCGTTGAAGATGTCAATTGTTCTGGAATATCTC
This genomic window from Scleropages formosus chromosome 1, fSclFor1.1, whole genome shotgun sequence contains:
- the hdac6 gene encoding histone deacetylase 6 isoform X1; this translates as MDSTPDPSGSKSPRGSTHSSRSPDSAPKKKSTKPSSKKSNLKEVRKKGRMDRSRGEEEMSNQLKSLDLHGKPRPTGTGLVFSDIFTHHRCLWDSCHSENPERVVTILEKVKQEGLFSRCVEVEARSAVEEDLLLVHKREYVELMKSTQNMTESKLRTLSDTYDSVYLHPESFLCATMAVGSILQLVDKVMSSELQNGFCVVRPPGHHAHVDMANGYCLFNNLAIAARYAQKQYGLERVLIVDWDVHHGQGIQYIFQEDPSVLYFSVHRYEEGTFWPHLPESDSSAVGTGAGKGYNINLPWNKIKMADGDYIAAFQQLLLPVAYEFEPQLVLVAAGFDSVVGDPKGEMSTSPQCFAVLTHLLQGLAQGRLVLALEGGYNLESTAEGVCACLRSLLGDPCPQLNAPVTPCESALKSISQTISSLYPFWTSLQILEGGPLPGGHATPTAMLQKPHQCPWESASPLTGLVYDERMMEHHNMWDSHHPELPQRISRIFSRHEDLGLVCRCHRIPARLATEEELALCHSLEHIAKIKSSEEMKPRDLHKLGGEYNSIYISPESYKCALLAAGSCFNSAQAILTGQVKNAVAIVRPPGHHAERDIACGFCLFNNAALTARYAQKLAKTPLRVLILDWDVHHGNGIQHVFEEDDSVLYISLHRYDNGQIFPFSEDANYDRVGRGKGLGFNVNIPWSGSKMGDSEYLAAFHMVVMPIARQFDPELVLVSAGFDAARGDPLGGYKVTPEGYAHMTRLLMSLAGGRVMLILEGGYNLTSISDSMSMCTSMLLGDTPPSLSQLLPPHPEAALIINRVLHTHAPYWSGLRIQIPEYLPSSVPSHKQKNKRPSAGRGKNPKQATPAGSPAQRSLPVTPGPVAGGSPEKDEELEGIAQGLRSLDLDTVSSSSSPTSVPVGGGRRKVKPKPQDSPAPQVHVTPEKKENEDNSLQHDKTGVMPVKESALDTVATGDVQTGELGEASGWTKSVEHQTVFELFSRGQDIEGGTLYVVDPLPWCPHLEVVRPVPPGGIDVFLPCEDCGTDTENWICLVCYKVFCGRYVNQHMVSHGQVLEHPLVLSFSDLSVWCYRCESYVHNKVLHEAKNAAHQMKFGEDIPCVP
- the hdac6 gene encoding histone deacetylase 6 isoform X2 — its product is MDSTPDPSGSKSPRGSTHSSRSPDSAPKKSTKPSSKKSNLKEVRKKGRMDRSRGEEEMSNQLKSLDLHGKPRPTGTGLVFSDIFTHHRCLWDSCHSENPERVVTILEKVKQEGLFSRCVEVEARSAVEEDLLLVHKREYVELMKSTQNMTESKLRTLSDTYDSVYLHPESFLCATMAVGSILQLVDKVMSSELQNGFCVVRPPGHHAHVDMANGYCLFNNLAIAARYAQKQYGLERVLIVDWDVHHGQGIQYIFQEDPSVLYFSVHRYEEGTFWPHLPESDSSAVGTGAGKGYNINLPWNKIKMADGDYIAAFQQLLLPVAYEFEPQLVLVAAGFDSVVGDPKGEMSTSPQCFAVLTHLLQGLAQGRLVLALEGGYNLESTAEGVCACLRSLLGDPCPQLNAPVTPCESALKSISQTISSLYPFWTSLQILEGGPLPGGHATPTAMLQKPHQCPWESASPLTGLVYDERMMEHHNMWDSHHPELPQRISRIFSRHEDLGLVCRCHRIPARLATEEELALCHSLEHIAKIKSSEEMKPRDLHKLGGEYNSIYISPESYKCALLAAGSCFNSAQAILTGQVKNAVAIVRPPGHHAERDIACGFCLFNNAALTARYAQKLAKTPLRVLILDWDVHHGNGIQHVFEEDDSVLYISLHRYDNGQIFPFSEDANYDRVGRGKGLGFNVNIPWSGSKMGDSEYLAAFHMVVMPIARQFDPELVLVSAGFDAARGDPLGGYKVTPEGYAHMTRLLMSLAGGRVMLILEGGYNLTSISDSMSMCTSMLLGDTPPSLSQLLPPHPEAALIINRVLHTHAPYWSGLRIQIPEYLPSSVPSHKQKNKRPSAGRGKNPKQATPAGSPAQRSLPVTPGPVAGGSPEKDEELEGIAQGLRSLDLDTVSSSSSPTSVPVGGGRRKVKPKPQDSPAPQVHVTPEKKENEDNSLQHDKTGVMPVKESALDTVATGDVQTGELGEASGWTKSVEHQTVFELFSRGQDIEGGTLYVVDPLPWCPHLEVVRPVPPGGIDVFLPCEDCGTDTENWICLVCYKVFCGRYVNQHMVSHGQVLEHPLVLSFSDLSVWCYRCESYVHNKVLHEAKNAAHQMKFGEDIPCVP